In Trifolium pratense cultivar HEN17-A07 linkage group LG7, ARS_RC_1.1, whole genome shotgun sequence, a genomic segment contains:
- the LOC123898291 gene encoding LOW QUALITY PROTEIN: scopoletin 8-hydroxylase (The sequence of the model RefSeq protein was modified relative to this genomic sequence to represent the inferred CDS: deleted 1 base in 1 codon; substituted 2 bases at 2 genomic stop codons): protein MAQIPISSNSLYNFIVRDGNGIKGLVDSGLLEVPKIYIQPINERINKKDSKPCDMPPIDLSKLNGNEHEKVVNEIVRAAETLGFFQVVNHCVPLELMESVKDSAHKFFNMPPEEKVVYRKSVSPSLKMRYQTSFAPEIENVLEWKDYINMVYSSDEDALQYWPKQCKXVHLLSQVKYISKLLRXVDLFIETLINHLILIIRDVNLHPSERIPTGIVPFGDPKIGFFSRGDGDGIGGLYVKEEKDDGKEEWLEIPPIPGALVINVGDALEILSNGKYKSSEHRVMTTSTQSRVSIPLFTLPIVTERIGPLPGLVKNDELADYREVLWQDYMDNFYGTAHEGKKTLEFAKINFAQ from the exons ATGGCTCAAATTCCCATCTCTTCAAATTCATTATACAATTTCATTGTAAGAGATGGCAATGGAATCAAAGGCTTAGTAGATTCAGGTTTATTAGAGGTTCCAAAAATATACATACAACCCATAAATGAAAGAATCAACAAAAAAGATTCAAAACCATGTGACATGCCACCAATTGATTTATCAAAACTCAATGGAAATGAACATGAAAAAGTGGTGAATGAGATTGTTAGAGCAGCTGAGACACTTGGATTTTTTCAAGTAGTGAATCATTGTGTTCCTTTGGAGTTAATGGAATCAGTTAAAGATTCAGCACACAAATTTTTCAACATGCCACCTGAGGAGAAAGTTGTTTACAGAAAAAGTGTGAGTCCAAGTTTAAAGATGAGATATCAAACTAGCTTTGCTCCTGAGATAGAAAATGTGTTGGAATGGAAAGACTATATTAATATGGTATATAGTAGTGATGAAGATGCTCTTCAATATTGGCCTAAGCAGTGCAAGTAAGTTCATTTACTTTCACAGGTTAAATATATTTCTA AATTGCTGAGATAGGTCGACCTTTTTATTGAAActctcattaaccacttgattcttataattagggatgtCAATTTGCATCCGTCAGAGCGGATCCCCACGGGGATTGTCCCGTTCGGAGATCCGAAAATA GGATTTTTTTCCCGTGGGGACGGGGATGGAATTGGTGGCTTATATGTCAAAGAAGAGAAGGATGATGGAAAAGAagagtggcttgaaattccaccaatTCCTGGAGCTTTAGTCATCAATGTTGGTGATGCTTTAGAG ATACTAAGCAATGGAAAATATAAGAGTTCAGAGCACAGAGTAATGACAACATCCACCCAATCTAGAGTATCAATTCCACTGTTCACTCTACCAATAGTTACAGAGAGGATTGGCCCATTACCAGGATTGGTGAAGAATGATGAATTGGCTGATTATAGGGAAGTCTTGTGGCAGGATTACATGGACAACTTTTATGGGACTGCTCATGAAGGAAAGAAAACTCTTGAATTTGCAAAGATCAACTTTGCACAATAG